GCTTCTTCCACCACAAGTATTTTTGCATGTGTGGTCCGAATGCAGACAGGAAGTAGTAGCTGTACATGACAATGTGAACAAAGGAGTTGATGCATCCCACAAAGGTACCATGTCCTCCAGGGAAGTATTTGGTAGCAGCCCATGAAATCATTGGCATCACAGAGTGATGGTAAACATGCAAGAAAGTCACTTGGCGCTCATTTTTGCGCAGCACAAAGAACACGGTATCCAATAACTCACTGATCTTGGCCAAGAAGTACACGTAGACGCCTCGGGCTTCCTAGAAATAGAAATGAAATCCATATAGGGATCAATACACACTTACAATCACCAGACATACTCTATAAGCCATTGGTGTTCTGGAACGGTTGACGGGTTGACATCTCCAGTTGTAGGTGCTCCACACAATAATACCCTGCAAGAGGTTTGAACAAAAGATAAATAAAATCAGTCATTGTGAAGATGTCTACAACATCGAAACGATGATATGTACATCATAAACCATCCAACAACTCAGCACCACTTGTATGAAGTTGTAAATAATCATTGACCTTTCCAATTTAAAAGGTTTGCGATCCTTCATGAACTTGGGACCCCATGAAAGCACAAAATACAGATATGCGCCTATCAAGGCAAAAATTGGAACAGGTGATTTGACCAGGAACCAATCATTGGTGCGTTCATCTTAagtagaaaagaaagaaagagacAATAATTTTAGTTATAACAATCTATGTTGTTTGTTCATTTCACACATGGCTGGAATATTTACCGGCTAATTCGGTGAAAAGGAAATTCCAGTAATCGGTTGAGGTAGCGTTCATGTCCTCCATATTTCCGATCGATTGTATAGTCTTCGGCTTCTGTGTCTAAACAATTATAGTGAATTCCAAACCAAATAAGAGCAGATCTgtcaagaaatgaaaaaaatggaatggaaaaaattattgaatattaAGAATTATACATAGAATTTCAGATGGTTGTATGTAGACCTTTTTGCTGATGCATTAAAATATATCTGCTAATATCGAGTCATATTTAGAGATATAGTTTTAGCACATACGGTTTTTCCAATTTGATATTTTGAGTcattcaaataatttaattttaaaatctataatatataacatttaaaaacaagtaggCGTCCAACAAGGGGCGTTATTTTGGATTACCTGGTATTTCGGTAGCTGTCACTTTTGAAGCTTTTATAGTTCAACATTTGACGAACGATACACGTTTCGACAATAAATTGAAGTTACTAAAACACGCTACAAAAATGGGGAAAAACTTGCAATCACAGTTCACAAACTTTATACATCTATTGGTCAAGCAAAATTGTCGCATCTGGAACTCGAAAAACCCAATTGTTATTATTGAGAAGCCTCTCCTTCCTCAATGATTGagtgtttggtgcggtttatggtccGGTGGGGTCATTGAACCTTACTGTTTCGAAAATGAAGTTGAATCAACAGAAACGGTGAATGAATTGTATTATCGAGAGTTGATTAATGATTTGTTATGGTCGGAGTTTGATGGTATTGCTCTGGACAATGATTGCTTTCAACAAAGCGGCGCTACGAGCCACACAAGCAACCATTGCTCTTTTACGTGAAAAATTTCCCGGCCCTGTTATTTCTTGAAAAGGTGATCACAATTGACCAGCGAGAACTTGTAATTCAATGCCTTGCGACTCATTCCTTTGGGTTCACGTGAGAGATAAGGTGTACGTCAACAGCCCAGACTCAAGACCTCAAAGAACGAAATCGTGAGGCTATCAAAGACCTAGGGCAACCATTTTGTGATAtggttatggaaaatttcaggaaaaggatattttaaaattggttcatgtttagatttagctcccatattagccgatcttaCTATTGTTCTTCTAGatcttctagagagcgcaattttttgCCCAATGACTTtccccatgacctttaacagtTGCATCAAGCGTGGCCCGAATCTGtattaaacctgatatagctcccatgtaaaccggtctcccggttacacttcttaagcttttagagggctcaattctaatccgattttggtgaaattttgaaccATAACATTTAATGCAAATACCAATACCTATACCAAGTATATTCCGGATCGTTTTAAAACCCTATACAGCTCCCAATTgaatcgatctctcggttatacttcttgaggttctagaggttgcaaatcttattcgattgaggcgaaattttgcatgactatATGTTGGTAACGGCATCACGAAAGTTATTCTTGAGGTGTGCTATGGTCCAGGGTCGATCGACATAAACCAGGGATTTCAAATAACCCCATAATAAGAACGAGTCTGAGAGTAGGAGTTTCAAAGCGAGCGCAGAAGGCACGATGAGTAGCAAAAATTGAGCGTCCGTTAGAAAAGAAGCACTCGACGGCGAAGACCCGCTGCTCCCTAGACCAGAGCATGATGGCAactggagagagaaacaaacttggGGACTTCTCCCTGCATTTCCACGCCGTCCCCTCCCAACTCATCGCTTGAGAGTTTTTTTCAAACAAGTAAGTGTTTCTGGCGCACCccgtaaaaaccgatctcccgattttatttcttgtgctcctagagggcgtaattctaatccgatttagctgaaattttgcaagtgatgtattgttatgacatccaacaactttgcctagtatggtccgaatcaatcTATAACATAACCAGTCTCCCAATTgtaaatgattcaaatcggtccatggtttgatatagctgccatataaaccgaaatgaaatattgcacaatgacttctacaatgttcagcgttcatttatggtccgaatcggactataacttgatatagctccaatagcatagaactcgacaaatgcgttcgaAATCagcacgctctttcttgttCTCTAAAATATCTAAAATTTATAGTTAGGGATCTTTTTaacttttataaaattcaaaCCCAggagtgaacatcagaaaaatgttcagcggtggttatccccttctggCTAGATTTGTCAGGTTTCCTGCCATATTAAACTTCCCTAgctagtggtgtcgctatgtggcTCGCCGTTCcgctcggcataaaaaggaggtcccttatcattatgcTTAAACTTTagtcggaatgcactcatttatatgagagaagtatactCTGTTCCTGTTCCTGTTCCTGGAATATTCATGGTTAATCTAGTTAGTAGGCACAATGTATTCAATTACAGCATCCAATTGGGCATCGTTTTGATGTTGTGTTTATCTAGATGGTGCAAGGCTAGACCTTTCACTgctgaattttaaatttgtttcactTTTTAGCAGTGGttgagacatttttttttcaagaggAAATTTTTGCCATTATAAATGTCAAAGCTTGCAAAAACAGCAAATATACCCgattatttcaataaatttttttttgcgaatttttgcAACCAATTTTCTTTAGCATAGTTATCATATTTTGAATGTTAACCACTTTTATTTGGTATCGATCAATTTATGAACaaatcatttttaaaatttccagaaaaacctgagatcgatttaaaaaataaaagaattcactcataacatttgaaatttcaacaaatttgcaTATAAGTTAGGGgaatttttcagaatttttttttctagaacacagaaaaacaaatttggGTGTGAAAACAGAATCGCAAATAATTTGAATAAGAGGAGTGCAACATTTGATCGAGTTAAATATCTTTAAAATAAGCAGTGAGTCATTTGAGTTGAAACCCAGctagaaatttatattttagaTTAAATTTGCAAGTCCAGAATAGTTTGCTTGAATTTCGCGAATCTATTTTGCATTCTTCTCTAGAGAAACTGGTTAATGTTTctacattaaattttgcataatttattCAGTTTTTCATTATTTAGTTATATCGAAGGGAgctttgttttgtataaaaacgTGATTGAGGCTAGGTGATGAAACATTTTGATATTTCTTTGCAAGGTAGAAGTTCgcctttttttgacaaaatacaATCAATTTCTCAtgagaaagaaaagaaagaacaaTTCTTCCAATATTACAAAACCTTTTTTAAAATGGAGTTCCAACATTAGAAGACTACTGATCAATGCTGTTGAAGTATTATATGGGATTTGGAATTGGACATTGCATCATCgaataaaattaattacaaaATGAGAATTCTATTTATGGACACCGTGCGAAGCATCAATCAACAATTATTGCTTAAGCTTTGTCATGTTAAAAACATGGACAACAAAGTTTAGCCAACGAAATTAATCAAAGAAGAAACacagaatattttttaatgTATTCCATTGTTTCATTTAGAGCCAGGCCATTGACCTATGCGGCGCTAAGTGGATAGCTACACTTAGTTGCAAGACCTTGCAAAAATCTGCTAGAACTTTCACAACATGCGTTTGACTTGTCCATCTATCTCATCAATAATTAAGAAATATAATTCTTAACAATTCATTTTTTTCGGTTAAGCTCTTGCGCTTCAAATCGACAATGACGATTACAAATACCTCTCGGAAGCTGGGAGTGACTATGCCATTTGAGCAAATAGCTTTGCTGAGTGCCAAGTAAGACATGAAATGAATTGTCTTGGAAAAATTGTCATGTAACCATAATTTATGATCATTAACTATTATTAAAAAACATATACCATATATAAATAAACGCACAAGCTACCATGTATCTACATACATGTCCATGTTACCAGTCTACCAGTTGGGCGTCTATGGTCCATGGAGAAAGATCCATTTGTAAATATTTCCCAATTTTGCGTTTGCCGTTTGCCGGTCGCACCCGCAGCTTGGTGGCGAAATATCACGACTTAGCATtggaaaaaaatagtaaaacacTAAAGAAAAAATACAGAAGCAAAAATTAGGTCTAGGTGCCACTTAATATGACAACAATGTGGTCATGATGTATGAAATGGGGATCACTATAatagtaacaacaacaaatacattTTAGCCAAGCTTAGAGTAAAGCGAATGGCAAGCAAAAATAATTTCGGACCATTGAGCAATCTTCAAAAGCTTGGAGTGTTTGTTGGCTTAGCAGGTGCACGAGATGCTTGACTGCAAAACATGTCACTTCCgactgttaatttggcccattaaattagaaataaaaaatctttgatGTATATATCAATTAAAATGACTAGCAAATATAGAATTATTTTTGGGAGGAAGCTACCACAGGCATTTGCAATGCCATTTTATCCACATTAATGAAATAATTAGCTTACTTAACGCATGACATATGAAGATCACTATTTGCTTAAGAATATTTTTTGAGGAAGTCGCACGTATGGATAATGACACTTGTTTTGTAGCTTTAGATTACCAAAGATATAGAATATTAATAAATCTGTAGTTGGGACAAATTATTGTGTGGTAGAAAATATTTGGGATAACTTCTTAGCTAAAAAAAAGGTTTACGGTTttaattattaaagaaaattatgtcaaggtttttattaaccttttttttaatattctgtaacaagaattaaaaaaaaataaaaacttttccaaaagcAGAAATCTGTAGTTTggttttaaaaatgtaaaaaaataagaTATATTTTAAGTTTGACAAGCTGTTGAATCATCTGTTCTCAAAAatactctcaatgaaatttgctGGTAATACTAGTCAAAAAGtttgtacaacaacaaaaaacctatTTGTTTGCTGAAATATCAAACGCAGACTAAATagttaagaaaattaaaaaaggaaaattatttcCAAGTGAAAGGAAATTGTCCTTGGATTTTTTCATCTCAATCTCTTGAAACTAAATATCTGTTGATTTTTTGGtttcgttttcttttgtttcttttttttttaatctacaAAATTGGTAACAAAcagatttttttacatattttaggAACAGAACAACCTCCCTTCTGAGAGATATGGATTAAATTATTTGTAAATTGTTagaaatgttttatattttttgtacttttataatcaatttttaaatattaacatGGAATTTTCCTTGAAATTAGACGTAACCTTCAACTATTTCACAGGTATTTCATAACAATATTGTTTATTCAAAATTGAAACttgtaaattaaatatttgtggCTATACACTTCTTTAACTTTGCGTTCTCGCATATTTGCATTTTGGTAATATTGTTCTTGTTATCTTTGTTTTTTCTTGACCACTAGCCTCTAATGAGAATTAGTTCATAACCTGTCTAACTGACTACGTGACCTTGTCATCACTCGGTTGGACAATGAATTGACAAATATTTGTTGTCTCACGCGGATTTAATGCTTATGCCAGACTAAATGACTGCCTGGCTGCCTGGTTCTGTTTGTTTTCATCTGCTAAGccaactttttcaaatttcatgaaaagaaTCGTTAAATCATTATCACCCAAACCTGCAAGACATGACCTGTACCAGCGaatatattgatggtcataatCATATGCCATAGGCAGTGACTCTGAGGCTATGGCCGGATGGTTAAAATCTACACAGAATTGCTTGGCTGGTTATCTTTATGGCTTTTGCTTtagatgtatgtgtgtgtgtgtgtgtgtgaatgggtTAGCTAAAGGGGAACAAACATTCTGTGTTTGTATGCTAATTAATGTGTTTACtaattattaattaataattattttcaCCGATTCATGTTTGCACTTAAAAACGAAGAAGATTTAAAACTTGTCAAACAATGTTTGTCGTGCTCTATGTAGCTTAGCATTTGGTGGCAATTGGATGCTATAGGAAACAGCCTTCAATCGAGATAACTTCTAGTTTTGGTTTTTCAAATTAAACAAATATGTGATGGCCACTACTATGTAAAAATAAATCCTATTAAAAGTTATTTGCATTTCTAAAACagctacaaaaattttttgactgcAAGTCTTTTTGTGGCAAACTGTGAACGccatttttacacattttttgccTTATTCGCCATAATGAATGATTTAGTGTCTTAATGGAAaacttataaatataaaaattatagttttaaaatctacaaaattcataaaaaataatgcattttataaaaaaaaataaattaaaaatagccCTAACCGGTCATTTTGGTTGGTTTGATCTTTCTAGTGTTAAACCAGTACAcaaagtgctaagttcgtccgggcttAATCTTGGGAACTCGTCACCTtgaattctgttaaaaatttctccatatcaaatttctgccaaatcaggcaaaaataaatttaaacaattgcggcttgtagaggtccaagatgtcaaatcggaagatcggtttatatgggtgctatataattttttgaaccgatttggaccgattcgTAATGGTAATTTACTACACACAATGTTTTAGTCCAATCGAACGGCAATTGCattttctaggggctcaaaaaatcaagtctAAATACCACTTCATATTGGAgcatatccagatctgaaccatatcgggctatttgcaatctccaaaaGAATTACCAGTGCACGTGAGctgttagctttacgcgttcgaccgctatcgtgatttccatatGACGTACGGACGgccaaggctagatcgacttagaatttctaaacaatcaagaacatatatattctttagaAAGTCGCAgctgaatatttcgaggtgttacaatggGAATGAAGAGATTAGCATACATCCATACTAtagttgtgggtataaaaatggatttgATCATCAATGTAACTTttgttagaatatttttttattttattatttctttcaGCTTAATgactatttttaaaatttataataagaaataaattgtttttttagaGGAACGTAAGGTAAGCTTTTCTTGATTGTATATTGCAAGTGCATTGCTgaagaaaacaaaagacttagaaCGCAAGTAGAAATTCTTAGAACCATCTTattgttgcatacttttaggggaaAGTTGGGTAGCAGTATAATAAACATATATGTGCGCAAACTATTGAAGTGAAAGTGATgaatagataaaaaaaaaatatttattcacgACGGTACTTCGAGTACTCGAGCTAGCAGAATATCGATGGCATTTTTCGATAGGTATTTTTCGTATCAATACTATCGGGAAAGTTAATTTGGCAAATTGAACAAGAATGAGCAATCGGACACTGAATGTATATAACACACATAGCGCCTgtggagagcgcaattttcgtttgattgggttaaaattttgtacaataatttCTCTCGTGATTTTTAACTGGAtttattaaatttagttttacttggtctgtgcattgatatgcttctatataaaccgatttccagattttaTGTTCTCATTTTCGTTCGTCATGTAGGTGATGGGATATTAAGGACAGTATCGATACTAACGaaacttttattattattatcgaaaatatcgaattttgaaTATATCGATAGTTTATCAGCTCTGCAAGGTATcctattttaaatttgaataccaaatctgtttgtttctctcatgacttccaaccgactttattaaattattaagcCGATTTCCAAATTGTtacttttcattttcgtttgacatataggtgatgggaaattaacgatagtatcgattctatcgatattttttgtTAGAAATATCAAAAGTTGCgtatatcgatagtttgccagttcTGCAAGGTACCCcaccctaaatttggatataaaatttttatttttaagtttttttaagaattcaaacaaaatttcgctgagatatgaaatttttgaaaataggggtaAGTGAGAGGAACCGCcacccttcagatatcgaaaaatgaaGCTTTCAGTTTCAGCCACGTGTTCTACACGTGAAATGTaaagaaaataggttcagaagtttttgagtctatacgaaaaaaaaaacaaataaattgatttttgtataaaagatttaagaaaatccaatacatatttttttatatatacaatttaaataaatgtatataaagaaatagtaataaaaaaataccatGAATCTTTTTAAAGATGATTGAACAAAAAAACTAAAGCAAGGAAATATTCTTTGGGGTGTATTTTCTCACAAACATGCAATTGTCTTTAGACCTTTCATTGAATTAAGCAAACTATGGAAAGACGAATTATGGAAGAAGATGACGAAAACTTTTTGTTTGTATAGAATAAAGTAAATTATGGGAGGAAGATATATACACATGGCCTAATTTGTAATGACTTTTTTAATGGTTCTATTGACGATGGGCTATTGACGATTTAATGATATTCGTAACCCATTTGTTTAAAAGAATCTGGCAACTGTAAACAGAATATAAAATTTGACCTTTTTCAGCATAGAAACTGAATGTTAAACAGGTATGGACAAGGGTGTGACTAATTTATTCTGCTGCTCGAAGGTCAAGTTGGAGATCAATACACATGCTtctaaaaatatgtatttctaAGAACGGTTATTTAGTCATGTAAACGGCACGTGCATAAGTAAAATCGGAACATCCAAAAATTACACAGAAAATATGTATTGTTAAAAGATCGTAGCTGTAGCTAACAACTAAATTTTCAGCCAAGACGATGTTCATATTATGCCATGCAAGAGATCTCTTGCTATTATAAATTATAATTAATACGATCTCACTTTAAATTCACAAAGCTATTAAATTCCAGACAcaatacattttgtttttaacatttcaaagaaatcatgACTTGTGTAAATTAGGTAAAATCTAGAATGAAAACGTTATTTAACGTTCTGAACGAGAAAGGTGAAGACTTCGATTGGATTTGaggaatattttatttatgtgcaaaatttctgcaaaagcaCAAACAACCATGAATATTTTATAGAACAAgtttataattttatattatgttaaaagaaatttgtatgtgaataGGGGAATGGGAAAATACGCTACAGCAGGGTTTTAATGTGTAacaatcattttattttaaggcACAAACCAATTTATAATCTTCAATCTAGAATATCTATATTTGCTGTTCTAAGagtttttacatttttgctATGATCGTTGTTTTCGTATTTGTGTGCAAAAGATTTGTAGTCGCGGATTAACTAACTGTGTGTGTGGTGTGCATCATTCCCACAGAGGTGAGTGAGTGAGTTGTACAGATGGAGAAGAAAAGGTATCTAATAAGATCATAAAATAAATACGATGAAGTTGTAGGGGAGGAGTTCAAGCTGAGAGTGTGTGTGGCTAGCTATATGTAGCTGAATTCCAACTGTTTCGAAGCCACCtatatgacgctaaacgcctgctTTGGAATTCAGGCGAGaacaaaacattttcagctgtggttatcccttcattaatgctggcggcatttgtcaTGTTTGCATGAACTAGTCTATAAAAAGTAGCTCCTTATACGTGAGAAAAACCATACAGCGTAgttgacacgaagtgttactaAGTTCATGGTGATATATCTGGCAAACTAGAAATGGCAActacatgatatttgttttattggcaGATTTTTGCATTGTTTACAAGCCACCAAAAGCATTTGATtctgaatttatttaaaaaaaaaattattcacaaTAGAGTTCAAGTGTAATAGAGTGATTGCGTTATATTTGCCTGAAAAATCACTACCGACTATTGTTgacgaactcaaacacctcaaagtgaacaaaatgtttgtgtattgtACCATTGCCAAAAGCCATGGtggagttgaaaaaaaaaaactgcagcaGCGCCTGAAGTGGTTGCCAATCCGATGGACTTTTCTATTTGAGCCATTT
This Stomoxys calcitrans chromosome 2, idStoCalc2.1, whole genome shotgun sequence DNA region includes the following protein-coding sequences:
- the LOC106083328 gene encoding elongation of very long chain fatty acids protein AAEL008004, which codes for MEDMNATSTDYWNFLFTELADERTNDWFLVKSPVPIFALIGAYLYFVLSWGPKFMKDRKPFKLERSMIIYNFIQVVLSCWMVYDGIIVWSTYNWRCQPVNRSRTPMAYREARGVYVYFLAKISELLDTVFFVLRKNERQVTFLHVYHHSVMPMISWAATKYFPGGHGTFVGCINSFVHIVMYSYYFLSAFGPHMQKYLWWKKHITNLQMIQFCLIFVHQTQLLYTECNYPRWSVCFTLPNAVFFFFLFKDFYQKSYKNKKEAAAALANQKAAAAAAAALTCQQQAAAMDAANNNTIHTETKKVL